In Aquimarina spinulae, a single window of DNA contains:
- a CDS encoding rod shape-determining protein, which yields MGFFDFFTEEIAIDLGTANTLVIHNDKVVVDSPSIVARDIMTGKIIAAGKEAAMMQGKTHENIKTIRPLKDGVIADFDASEKMISMFIKDIPALKKKIFAPALRMVICIPSGITEVEMRAVKESAERVNGKEVYLIHEPMAAAIGIGVDIMQPKGNMIVDIGGGTTEIAVIALGGIVCDKSVKIAGDVFTNDIIYYMRTQHNLYVGERTAEKIKIQIGAATEDLELPPEEMNVQGRDLLTGKPKQVQISYREMAKALDKSILRIEDAVMETLSQTPPELAADIYNTGIYLAGGGSMLRGLDKRLSQKTDLPVYIAEDPLRAVVRGTGITLKNLNRYKSVLIK from the coding sequence ATGGGATTTTTTGACTTCTTTACCGAAGAGATTGCAATAGATTTAGGTACCGCTAACACATTAGTGATCCACAATGACAAAGTAGTAGTGGATAGTCCCTCTATTGTGGCCAGAGATATTATGACTGGTAAAATTATTGCAGCTGGAAAAGAGGCTGCCATGATGCAGGGAAAAACTCATGAGAATATAAAAACTATTCGCCCACTTAAGGATGGGGTAATTGCAGACTTTGATGCCAGTGAAAAAATGATAAGTATGTTTATCAAAGATATCCCGGCATTGAAGAAAAAAATATTTGCCCCTGCTTTACGTATGGTGATATGTATTCCTTCAGGAATTACCGAAGTCGAAATGCGGGCTGTAAAAGAAAGTGCAGAACGTGTAAATGGAAAAGAAGTATACCTTATCCACGAACCTATGGCAGCTGCAATTGGTATTGGTGTAGATATTATGCAGCCTAAAGGAAATATGATAGTGGATATAGGTGGAGGTACTACAGAAATTGCAGTTATTGCATTAGGAGGAATTGTGTGTGATAAATCGGTAAAAATTGCAGGAGATGTATTTACCAATGATATTATATATTATATGCGTACACAACATAACTTATATGTTGGAGAGCGTACTGCTGAGAAAATAAAAATACAAATTGGTGCTGCTACAGAAGATTTGGAGTTACCACCTGAAGAAATGAATGTTCAGGGTCGTGATCTACTTACAGGAAAACCTAAACAGGTTCAGATTTCGTATAGAGAAATGGCTAAAGCACTTGATAAATCTATTCTACGTATCGAAGATGCTGTAATGGAAACCTTATCGCAAACTCCTCCAGAACTTGCTGCAGATATTTATAATACCGGTATATATCTTGCAGGAGGAGGTTCTATGTTACGTGGATTAGATAAGCGTTTATCACAAAAAACAGATTTACCAGTCTATATTGCAGAAGACCCGTTAAGAGCAGTTGTACGAGGTACAGGGATTACACTAAAAAACCTAAATAGGTATAAGAGTGTTTTGATAAAATAA
- the purH gene encoding bifunctional phosphoribosylaminoimidazolecarboxamide formyltransferase/IMP cyclohydrolase: MSNAKTAKSALISVFSKEGLAPIVKKLDELDITIYSTGGTEKFIKDLGIDVIPVEDVTSYPSILGGRVKTLHPKVFGGILNRQNNDSDVAELEQYEIPQIDIVIVDLYPFEKTVASGAPEQDIIEKIDIGGISLIRAAAKNFSDVTCVASVDDYAEFLQVISEGNGVISLADRKRFAAKAFNVSSHYDSAIFNYFNSDHEIASLKISETKGKVLRYGENPHQKGFFFGDFDTMFDKLHGKELSYNNLLDVDAAVNLMSEFKGESPTFAILKHNNACGLAQRETVLQSYIDALAGDPVSAFGGILISNSEIDSATANEIHKLFCEVVIAPSFSTEAIEILKGKKNRIILVQKDIDLPKTQVRTCLNGALVQDKDLKTDAKTDLETVTKVAPTSEQIEDLLFASKICKHTKSNTIVFTKEKQLLASGTGQTSRVDALKQSVEKAKAFNFDLNGAVMASDAFFPFPDCVEIADNAGIKAVIQPGGSIKDQLSIDYCDQNGIAMVMTGTRHFKH, encoded by the coding sequence ATGAGCAACGCAAAAACTGCTAAATCTGCACTAATTTCTGTATTCAGTAAAGAAGGATTAGCACCTATCGTAAAAAAATTAGACGAACTTGATATCACAATTTATTCTACGGGTGGAACCGAAAAATTTATTAAAGATTTAGGTATTGATGTTATCCCTGTTGAAGATGTTACGTCTTATCCTTCAATCTTAGGTGGAAGAGTTAAAACATTGCACCCAAAAGTTTTTGGAGGAATCCTGAATCGTCAAAATAACGATAGTGATGTTGCAGAACTTGAGCAATATGAGATCCCTCAAATTGATATTGTTATTGTAGACCTTTATCCTTTTGAAAAAACGGTAGCTTCTGGTGCACCTGAGCAAGATATTATTGAGAAAATAGACATCGGTGGAATTTCATTAATTAGAGCAGCTGCCAAAAACTTTTCTGATGTAACCTGTGTAGCTTCGGTTGATGATTATGCAGAATTTTTACAAGTGATTTCTGAAGGAAACGGAGTTATTTCTTTGGCAGATCGTAAACGTTTTGCTGCCAAAGCTTTTAATGTATCTTCTCACTACGACTCGGCAATTTTTAATTATTTTAATAGTGATCATGAAATTGCTTCTCTTAAAATAAGCGAAACCAAAGGTAAGGTATTACGTTATGGCGAAAATCCGCATCAAAAAGGTTTTTTCTTTGGGGATTTTGATACTATGTTTGACAAACTACACGGTAAAGAACTATCATATAACAACTTGCTTGATGTTGATGCCGCAGTAAACCTGATGAGTGAATTTAAAGGAGAGTCGCCAACATTTGCAATTTTAAAACATAATAATGCTTGTGGTTTAGCACAAAGAGAAACTGTTCTTCAGTCGTATATTGATGCATTGGCTGGTGATCCTGTTTCGGCATTTGGAGGTATCTTAATTAGTAATAGCGAAATTGATTCGGCAACTGCCAATGAAATTCATAAACTATTTTGCGAAGTTGTTATTGCTCCTTCTTTTAGTACTGAAGCTATAGAGATCCTAAAAGGAAAGAAAAACAGAATTATTTTAGTACAAAAGGATATCGATTTGCCAAAAACACAAGTACGTACTTGTTTAAATGGTGCACTGGTTCAGGACAAAGATCTTAAAACGGATGCCAAAACAGATTTGGAGACCGTAACTAAGGTAGCGCCTACATCAGAGCAAATAGAAGATCTTTTATTTGCATCAAAAATCTGTAAACACACCAAATCAAATACGATAGTATTTACTAAAGAAAAACAATTATTAGCAAGTGGAACAGGACAAACCTCTAGAGTAGATGCATTAAAGCAATCTGTAGAGAAAGCAAAGGCATTTAATTTTGATCTTAATGGAGCGGTTATGGCTAGTGATGCTTTTTTTCCTTTTCCAGATTGTGTAGAAATTGCAGACAACGCAGGTATTAAAGCTGTGATCCAACCAGGAGGTTCTATCAAGGATCAATTGAGCATTGATTACTGCGATCAAAACGGAATTGCAATGGTTATGACCGGAACACGTCATTTTAAACATTAA
- a CDS encoding ABC transporter permease produces MLIYLRVLKESFNFAINALVNNKLRTFLSLLGVTIGIFSIIGVLAAVDSLKQEIKGSISSLDNSTIYLMRFSFGPSDIPQWKREQFPDVTFEEYQYINRSMPDLKAASFILNVAPETIKYEDNSISNVEIAPVTNDYYDIEELQVVKGRFYNEQESVGGAPVIVIGDEIANSLFGSSEPIGKKVRLYGRKLTVIGVLQKEGAGLFGNSKDTAVILPVNLVRRIYGDNNKSSFPAIIIKPESNIDIPEFIAALKQKVRAYRGLKPDEGDNFFVNQLQGFTDFIDNITGTMSTIGGFIGMFSLLVGGFGIANIMFVSVKERTNLIGIQKALGAKKRFILFQFLFEAIILAIFGGLIGLLLVWLISIFASQFTGDFKFILSSSNMFWGMFSSTIIGLIAGILPALSASKLDPVEAIRTGM; encoded by the coding sequence ATGCTAATCTATCTTAGAGTACTTAAGGAAAGCTTTAATTTTGCTATTAATGCACTTGTAAACAATAAGTTGCGTACATTTCTTTCGCTATTGGGTGTTACTATTGGGATTTTTTCGATTATAGGTGTTCTTGCTGCGGTAGACTCTTTAAAACAAGAAATCAAAGGAAGTATAAGCTCTCTAGATAATAGTACAATTTATCTCATGCGTTTTTCTTTTGGCCCTTCTGATATACCACAATGGAAACGAGAACAATTTCCTGATGTAACTTTTGAGGAATATCAATATATCAATAGATCAATGCCTGATCTTAAAGCAGCCAGTTTTATTTTGAACGTAGCTCCTGAAACAATTAAGTACGAAGATAATAGTATAAGTAATGTAGAGATTGCGCCAGTTACTAATGATTATTATGATATTGAAGAATTACAGGTCGTAAAAGGAAGGTTTTATAATGAGCAAGAATCTGTGGGAGGTGCTCCTGTAATCGTTATAGGGGATGAGATAGCTAATAGCCTGTTTGGTTCTAGTGAACCCATAGGGAAAAAGGTACGATTATACGGAAGAAAGCTTACTGTAATAGGAGTACTTCAAAAAGAAGGAGCGGGTCTTTTTGGAAATAGTAAAGATACAGCTGTTATTCTTCCTGTTAATCTGGTTAGAAGGATTTATGGAGATAATAATAAATCATCTTTTCCTGCCATAATTATTAAGCCAGAATCTAATATTGATATCCCAGAATTTATAGCAGCCTTAAAACAAAAAGTAAGAGCATATAGAGGGTTAAAGCCCGATGAAGGGGATAATTTTTTTGTAAATCAATTACAAGGGTTTACAGATTTTATAGATAACATTACTGGTACGATGTCTACTATTGGAGGTTTTATAGGTATGTTTTCACTTCTGGTAGGAGGTTTTGGAATTGCTAATATTATGTTTGTAAGTGTTAAAGAACGAACGAACTTAATAGGTATACAAAAGGCATTAGGTGCTAAAAAAAGATTTATATTATTTCAGTTTCTGTTTGAAGCAATTATTCTTGCTATTTTTGGTGGATTAATTGGACTCTTGTTGGTTTGGTTAATTTCGATATTTGCATCGCAGTTTACAGGTGATTTTAAGTTTATACTTTCTAGTTCTAATATGTTTTGGGGAATGTTTTCTTCTACGATAATAGGTCTGATTGCCGGGATTTTACCTGCATTGTCAGCTTCAAAATTAGATCCTGTAGAAGCAATCAGAACAGGGATGTAA